From the Purpureocillium takamizusanense chromosome 6, complete sequence genome, one window contains:
- a CDS encoding uncharacterized protein (TransMembrane:7 (o22-42i49-66o86-109i121-142o171-194i310-329o349-371i)~COG:I~EggNog:ENOG503NZXQ) translates to MMGQLTDGQLGAISIMERSCSVVSILGCLFTIVTFSCFRAFQQKPINRLVFYASFGNLMSCVGTLMSRSFLDQPDSFGCQFQAMIIQWFMAADAGWIFAMAINVFLTLYRKYDSKRLRRMELTYLLACYGIPFVPAFVFVFVRRHGARVYGDAVLWCWIEEDWEALRIATFYAPAWVVILLTLIIYIIAGRTIYQTRKQLREFSSDMSLLSPPDAEKEPASRSTQVSYGRRPTIGSIPSRLAPPPDDDLEDAVEGVAQGAGEEALVGGGPCGCGGDESNNTDPPASPPRRPLPDGPTRARRRSYELKSAAWSYTKTSLLYFTGILLIWTPSSANRVYALVHGGTTIAPLAYMSGLVLPLQGFWNWLIYTVVSWPACQDLFHELKSWVLRLIRPSSRRHASDDRHGRKPTPREQTAAPSFSVFDCESGMPSPFARNA, encoded by the exons atgATGGGCCAACTGACAGACGGCCAGCTCGGGGCCATCAGCATCATGGAGCGCTCGTGCTCCGTCGTGTCCATCCTCGGATGCCTCTTCACCATTGTCACCTTCAGCTGCTTCCGCGCCTTCCAGCAGAAGCCCATCAATCGCCTCGTCTTCTACGCCTCGTTTGGCAATCTCATGAGCTGCGTCGGCACGTTGATGTCGCGCTCGTTTCTGGACCAGCCCGATTCGTTTGGCTGCCAGTTCCAGGCCATGATTATCCAGTG gttcatggccgccgacgccgggtGGATattcgccatggccatcaaCGTCTTCCTGACCTTGTACCGCAAGTACGACTCGAAGCGCCTGCGTCGCATGGAGCTGACGTATCTCCTCGCCTGCTACGGCATCCCATTCGTCCCCgccttcgtcttcgtcttcgtgcgacgccatggagcgCGCGTGTacggcgacgcggtcctCTGGTGCTGGATTGAAGAGGACTGGGAAGCACTGCGCATCGCCACATTCTACGCACCAGCGTG GGTCGTCATTCTCTTGACACTCATCATCTATATCATTGCCGGTCGTACCATCTACCAAACGCgcaagcagctgcgcgagttCAGCTCCGACATGAGcctcttgtcgccgcccgatgCCGAGAAGGAACCGGCTTCGAGAAGTACGCAGGTCAGTTACGGCCGGCGCCCAACCATCGGTAGCATTCCGTCCCGCCTGGCACCGCCACCCGACGATGACCTCGAGGATGCTGTTGAGGGTGTGGCTCAgggtgccggcgaggaagcgcttgttggtggtggtccttgcggatgcggcggcgacgagtccAACAACACCGACCccccagcctcgccgccgcgccggccgctcccCGACGGCCCGacccgcgcgcggcgacgcagctATGAGCTCAAAAGCGCGGCGTGGTCGTACACAAAGACCAGCCTGCTGTACTTTACGGGTATCTTGTTGATCtggacgccctcgtcggcgaacCGAGTATACGCCCTCGTGCACGGCGGGACGACCATCGCGCCGCTGGCTTATATGAGCGGCCTGGTGTTGCCCCTGCAGGGCTTCTGGAACTGGCTCATATACACCGTCGTCTCGTGGCCTGCATGCCAGGACCTCTTCCACGAATTGAAGAGCTGGGTGTTGCGCCTGATTCGACCCTCAAGTCGACGGCACGCGAGCGATGACCGCCACGGTCGCAAGCCAACGCCCCGagagcagacggcggcgccgagttTCAGCGTGTTTGATTGCGAGAGCGGGATGCCGTCTCCTTTTGCGAGGAATGCATAG
- a CDS encoding uncharacterized protein (COG:C~EggNog:ENOG503NV7Z) has protein sequence MEQHSRSVANIAVAIRNCFEDRQSFRIFHGSSNSTRPGRLHAGSKVIDITALSNVVSVNCGAKVALVEPNVPMDRLVEATLSHGLIPPVVMEFPGITTGGGFSGTSGESSSFRHGFFSDTINSVEMVLGNGEIVAASRTERADLFYGAAGAAGTLGVITLLEVRLIEAKKFVRTTYQRVKTVDEALSQIQSATNSDDNDYVDGILFDDTHSAVITGQLVDEKPADYNVQTFSDAADPWFYMHVHEVTRTAEPTLPFVDYIPLAEYLFRYDRAAFWVGRQGYTYFKYIPFNSFFRWLLDDFSHARTLYHALHSGGISSRFMVQDVALPYDAAKEFIQFVTKDMDIRPLWLCPLRHARTPTFHPVTCAGDDLKKKGLEGVSGPMLNIGVWGWGPRRWNDFVSMNRVLESKLHTLGGRKWLYAHCYYTEDEFWGIYDRTWYDRLRHKYHATALPTVFDKVTINVEAQEREQREWGASIAALWPIGGMYGIWKAAISGDWRLHREALWKRT, from the coding sequence ATGGAGCAGCACTCTCGATCGGTCGCCAACATTGCTGTAGCCATTCGCAACTGCTTTGAAGACCGGCAATCTTTCCGAATTTTCCATGGCTCTAGTAACTCCACGCGCCCGGGCCGCCTCCATGCTGGTAGCAAGGTCATCGACATCACCGCTCTGTCCAACGTTGTGTCTGTCAATTGTGGCGCGAAAGTCGCCCTCGTGGAGCCGAACGTGCCAATGGATCGTCTAGTCGAGGCCACGCTCAGCCATGGGCTGATCCCTCCCGTAGTCATGGAGTTTCCTGGTATCACGACTGGAGGGGGGTTTTCGGGGACATCCGGCGAAAGCAGCTCATTCCGCCATGGTTTCTTCAGCGACACTATCAACTCGGTGGAAATGGTACTGGGAAACGGCGAGATCGTCGCGGCATCGAGAACGGAACGCGCAGACTTGTTCTACGGTGCGGCGGGGGCAGCTGGCACGCTTGGCGTGATCACTTTGTTGGAGGTTCGCCTAATCGAAGCAAAGAAGTTCGTTCGGACGACATACCAGCGCGTCAAGACTGTTGACGAGGCTCTCTCCCAAATTCAGTCAGCAAccaacagcgacgacaacgactatgtcgacggcatcctctTCGACGATACTCATAGCGCCGTCATTACCGGCCAGCTTGTAGACGAAAAGCCTGCAGACTACAATGTACAGACCTTTAGTGACGCCGCTGATCCTTGGTTTTACATGCACGTCCATGAAGTAACGAGGACAGCCGAGCCAACACTGCCGTTTGTGGACTACATTCCGTTAGCGGAGTACTTATTTCGCTACGATCGCGCTGCGTTCTGGGTGGGCCGCCAAGGTTACACGTACTTCAAGTACATTCCCTTCAACAGCTTCTTTCGCTGGCTTCTCGACGACTTTTCTCACGCGCGCACGCTTTACCACGCCCTCCACTCTGGCGGCATATCTTCGCGCTTCATGGTTCAAGATGTAGCTTTGCCATACGACGCTGCCAAGGAGTTCATCCAGTTTGTCACCAAGGACATGGATATTCGACCGCTCTGGCTATGTCCCCTGCGGCATGCTCGCACGCCAACCTTCCATCCCGTCACCTGTGCTGGGGATGActtgaagaagaagggcctcgagggcgtgtCTGGGCCTATGCTCAACATTGGTGTTTGGGGGTGGGGACCACGGCGCTGGAACGACTTTGTATCGATGAACCGCGTCCTCGAATCCAAGCTGCACACGTTGGGAGGTCGCAAATGGCTATATGCACATTGCTACTATACCGAGGACGAGTTTTGGGGAATTTACGACCGAACGTGGTATGATCGCCTAAGGCACAAATACCATGCTACGGCCCTGCCAACCGTATTTGACAAGGTAACAATCAATGTGGAGGCCCAAGAGCGGGAGCAACGCGAGTGGGGGGCTTCGATAGCTGCCCTCTGGCCCATTGGAGGCATGTACGGTATCTGGAAGGCTGCTATATCAGGAGACTGGCGACTTCACAGAGAGGCACTTTGGAAGCGAACATGA
- a CDS encoding uncharacterized protein (COG:C~EggNog:ENOG503NU4Y), with amino-acid sequence MSSPSSSDKSVAIVGAGLAGLTLALALHQQNVPAVVYESRAAPLNIGGAVMLSPNALRILDDLGLYDLIKPKGYHFDLLEYRDLDGRLVDTYEFGGNAKYGYPGLRIYRHVLIDALVAALARAGVSVRYGRKFSHVVRDTPQGVAFAFVDGTTEETSLLVGADGIHSTVRGHLYPGLQTTFIGMAGITAAVPTAQLELPPGYHLPVTIMSREKGAFVIAPQEPDGSEVLIGKQMRVAAGTDGRPGWDRDFVNDKESAVAFLQGGNDAFPAFVKNAVSKIDARKVNKWPFFVVPRLERWTSETRKVIIVGDAAHAIPPSAGQGINQAFEDVYMLALLLGQRRGAVVDMPEALTFWQDYRQERVNRVVELNKLIDQRRMPADDVAVMGQGAETRHEEFDLDWLYRPDFKAEVEKWLSKR; translated from the coding sequence ATGagctccccttcctcctccgacaagagcgtcgccatcgtcggcgccgggctggccggcctcacgctcgccctcgccctgcaccagcagaacgtgcccgccgtcgtctacgagtcgcgcgccgccccgctCAAcattggcggcgccgtcatgctCTCGCCCAACGCCCTCCGgatcctcgacgacctcgggcTGTACGACCTCATCAAGCCCAAGGGCTACCACTTTGACCTCCTCGAGTaccgcgacctcgacggcaggCTCGTCGACACGTATGAGTTTGGCGGGAACGCCAAGTACGGCTACCCGGGGCTGCGCATCTACCGCCACGTCCTTatcgacgcgctcgtcgcggccctcgcgcgggcgggcgtctcCGTGCGATACGGCAGGAAGTTCTCCCACGTGGTGCGCGACACGCCGCAGGGGGTTGCGTTCGCCTTCGTCGATGGGACGACGGAGGAAACGTCCCTGCTGgtgggcgccgacggcatccATTCCACCGTGCGCGGACATCTTTACCCGGGCCTGCAGACCACCTTCATCGGCATGGCCGGCATCACTGCGGCGGTGCCGAccgcgcagctcgagctgccgcccggcTACCACCTCCCCGTCACCATCATGTCGCGCGAAAAGGGCGCCTTCGTCATCGCGCCGCAAGAGCCCGACGGCTCCGAGGTGCTCATCGGCAAGCAGatgcgcgtcgccgcgggcacCGACGGGCGACCGGGTTGGGATCGAGACTTTGTCAACGACAAGGAgtcggccgtcgccttcttgcagggcggcaacgacgcgTTCCCCGCCTTTGTGAAGAATGCCGTTTCGAAAATCGACGCCCGCAAGGTCAACAAGTGGCCGTTCTTCGTGGTCCCGAGGCTGGAGCGGTGGACGTCCGAGACTCGCaaggtcatcatcgtcggggacgccgcgcacgccatcccgccgtcggccggaCAGGGCATCAACCAGGCGTTTGAGGATGTCTACATGCTggcgctcctgctcggccagcGGAGGGGGGCGGTGGTAGACATGCCGGAGGCGCTGACCTTTTGGCAAGACTATCGCCAGGAGCGCGTGAACAGGGTCGTGGAGCTGAACAAGCTCATCGACCAGAGGAGGATGCCGGCGGATGACGTCGCCGTGATGGGACAGGGAGCGGAAACGAGACACGAGGAGTTTGACCTGGACTGGCTGTATCGACCCGACttcaaggccgaggtcgagaaATGGCTGTCGAAACGCTGA
- a CDS encoding uncharacterized protein (SECRETED:SignalP(1-18~SECRETED:cutsite=ALA-AP~SECRETED:prob=0.7456)~EggNog:ENOG50), with protein sequence MVRISAFALLAFAVSALAAPQNPATSAAPGQFVDYNGNPLSPENLAKLKEADKKVEKANAELIATFTPEQKKKADESMAAWVEGEKILGAKFPQGTGEQTGTAGGKRSLAQAHKPVSRVRKPF encoded by the exons ATGGTTCGCATCAGTGCCTTCGCTCTTCTGGCTT TCGCCGTTTCCGCCCTGGCGGCTCCCCAGAACCCGGCTACGAGCGCGGCCCCCGGGCAGTTCGTCGACTACAATGGCAACCCGCTGTCTCCGGAGAATCTCgcgaagctcaaggaggcggaCAAGAAGGTGGAGAAGGCTAACGCGGAGCTGATTGCCACCTTCACCCCcgagcagaagaagaaggccgacGAGTCCATGGCCGCTTgggtggagggggagaagATTCTCGGAGCAAAGTTCCCCCAGGGGACGGGGGAGCAAACCGGCACTGCTGGGGGTAAGCGCTCTCTCGCGCAGGCTCATAAGCCCGTCTCGCGCGTGCGCAAGCCCTTCTAA
- a CDS encoding uncharacterized protein (EggNog:ENOG503P4FA~COG:Q), with protein sequence MVTGSSAGIGLACARELASRDFDIILLGHKEHELEEARRQVLARRADVQVKTVIINCVTATAEDIHRALQPIYNLEITVLVNNVGGLVPVQPSGFKPIWRYTAEEIDATINLNLRFMAHLTRLLMPILIQNSPALIISISSQARFGCPYTAVYSGAKAFVASLSNAVNRENTLDGVDVSAIAVISGEVRSQANSRPATGMIECDVFARELFNKAPAAAALGTMEITVHWKHRLTGSLLRALPEWLLARMIVKNLHRGDPG encoded by the coding sequence ATGGTCACGGGCTCTTCCGCAGGTATCGGCCTTGCTTGTGCAAGAGAACTTGCCAGTCGTGACTTTGACATTATTCTGCTCGGTCACAAGGAGCACGAGCTTGAGGAGGCACGTCGCCAGGTCTTAGCCAGGAGGGCTGACGTTCAGGTCAAAACTGTCATCATCAACTGTGTTACAGCAACAGCCGAGGATATTCACAGGGCTCTCCAACCAATTTATAATCTGGAGATCACAGTTCTTGTCAATAACGTTGGCGGTCTGGTGCCAGTACAACCATCTGGGTTCAAGCCGATATGGAGGTACACAGCTGAGGAAATCGACGCCACTATCAACCTCAACCTACGCTTCATGGCTCACTTGACTCGTTTGCTTATGCCGATTTTAATACAAAACAGTCCTGCCTTGATTATCAGCATAAGCTCGCAGGCAAGATTCGGTTGCCCGTATACGGCAGTCTACAGTGGGGCCAAAGCCTTCGTCGCATCACTGAGTAACGCCGTGAATCGAGAAAACACGCTGGACGGGGTGGATGTGTCCGCTATTGCCGTCATTTCTGGCGAGGTTCGATCCCAGGCGAACTCGCGGCCGGCAACCGGCATGATCGAGTGTGATGTGTTTGCTAGGGAACTGTTCAACAAggcgcccgctgccgcggccctcGGAACCATGGAGATTACCGTCCACTGGAAGCATCGACTGACGGGGAGTTTGCTGAGGGCTCTGCCTGAGTGGCTCCTAGCCAGGATGATCGTGAAAAACCTTCACCGGGGTGACCCAGGATAA